A segment of the Candida albicans SC5314 chromosome 2, complete sequence genome:
GAAACATCTGGTATAGAAGCCTCATTTAAAATCTCTCACTGGtctattgtttttttttcccaatATCAAAACCGTCCAAACCACTTGCTTGTGAATTACACCAACCCATAAAATCATAACCACCTCTATAATTTAGCACCCCCTGTGATCCACAATCTTTCTTGAACAATAGTGGCAATATGCAGGCCATTATTTGAGTAAATTTCACCTTTGATTAATGCTCTATCGTTACCCATTCTAGAAACTTTTATAAATGTTGTGCACCACTTTGTTacatcaaaatcattatcGTGGAAATAAACACTGTGATCCAAAGATGCATTAAATTTCGGATTGCTTTCGTAACCTAAATGCTTCAAAAATGCACCAACATCAAGTGTATCTGATAGTATAGCCAACCCAACAAACTGATAATCTGTTTTAACATGCAACATATCCCAACTATTCTGATTGTCATTACCCCATTTAAGTGAATATGATATTTTATCTGAGTCTAATTGCTTTGGGAATAGCCTATAGTCAAGTAAAACTAAATCGTTTGAGACAATCGGCAAGGAAGCATTATTATAAGCATCGAAAGTTTTACCTATTGGAGTCTCGAACAGAAAGGACGGTTTATTTTCAGCtgatttggttttggaAATAGAGTTTTTCTTGGTCAAAGACACTTCCGCAGTAAAAACAATATTGCCAAGCTGAAGAGCTTGTAATGAACGATTAGCAAAAGTCCTACCAGTAGACACTTCTTGCACTTTCCAAGTCAATGGCTCATCATCACGAACAGCTTTAACAAAATATGAATGAAAGGAATGTGGTTTAAACTCTGGTGGCGATGCTTCCATGGCAACTAAGACGGCTTGACCACAAAGATTTCCCCCGTAAACCCCCCTTGATCTTCTATCTGGTTTGGTTAATGGTCTGTTTCCACGATATGTATTAGGTCCTATCTTTGTAACTCCGTACACTTCATCTAAATTGATTAGCTCAACGTGGCTACTGTTTGATTGATACTCTTCCCTCATGTGATGCAAATATTAATAACGatagtttaaaaaaagaagaagaaaataaaggTATCGTAATACTTTGATTATTAAGTTTAACTTGTATTTGACTAAATTGTTCGATTCCCAAAGCTATATATACAATTtactaagaaaaaaagacggaaatatatatttatcacTGCGcggaaattaaaaaaaaaacgaaaaaaaaaaaagatccGAGGAAGTACTGACCGTTACTAGTATAACACCGCCGCGACCAACCGACTCATAACAACAACCGTTtgttcctttttttttcctcaTCATGAAGAAAAAACGGATAACCAAAACTTCGTATCTAATTGCGAAAATAGATTAAAGCACAATAAATATGTAAAtgaatcaatcaataaatatgtaaatgaatcaatcaataaataaataaataaataaataaataaataaataaaagttATGTAAAAGCATAAATACAAAACATAAATAAATAGATGGGGTGGCGCTTTCCCAATATTTTCTGTTTTATTCTAAATAATTCTATAATTTAGCACCTTCCTCAAGACCATTAAGCATTACTAATCCTTCCTGAACAATAGTAGCTACATGAACACCCTTGTCATTATATACTTCACCTTGACACAATGCACGATTATGACTGAACCTCGTCACCTTGAATGTGAATGACATCCACTTGGTCacatcaaaatcatcatcatgaAAGTATATTGTGTGATCCAATGAAACTGAGAAATAATGTATGAATTGACTATGGTCGGCATCCTCAATTCTCAAGATTCTCAACAATCTTGTCAAATACACCGTGTCTGTCAATGATGCCATACCAACATACTGGTACTTGGAATCCAAGTTTGCCAAAGGCTGGTGGAAATCACCCTCATTTTCAATACCCCATTTGAAATACCAACTTAATTGTCTTTCTGCTGGTGAGATGTTATCTTCCTCTCTGGTATCTTCCAATGACACTACTTCTGGAAAAAATTTATGATAAGCCAAAAGTCTGGAGTTTACATCCGCCACTGGCAAGTCTTCGAGTTTATGCCTATTAAACCATTCATGTTTCGGtgtttgaaattcaaatggTTTCACCCCAGTTTCTTCTATGGCCTTCTTTgtagaaatttttttcgtCAAAGACACATTGGCGGTATAAACAATGTCTTCGTATTGGTAAGCTTTTAATGAACGGTTGGCGTAATTTCTACCATTTGAAACTTCGTCAACGGCCCATTCCAAAGGTGCTAAATCGTCAACAGCTTTCACAAAATAGGAATGAAACAGGTGTGGCTTGAATTCCTTGGGAACTGACTCTATTGCCACTACTAATGCTTGTCCAGCTAAAAATCCACCAAATGCACCACGGGACCTTTTATCTGGTTTTGCTATTGGTTTTTTCCCTCTGTATAAATTAGGTCCAATCTTCTCAACACCAAACTCTTCCTCTAAATCGACAGGTTTACCTTCTGGGTATAATTTATCTCTAGTAACATTTTGAATCATAGTGTAACAAATTTTGCAAATTTAAACcgaattgaataaaaaaacaagtaGCGTCAaactaaaattaaaaaaacaaaaaaaaaaaaaaagaattaaagaTGTAGACAGATTTGTGGATATTTATAATGGGGAAGTACTTTATGcaataaagaagaagaataaaaaaagagtaaTCAATAATGGCATTAAGAACAAATTGTGAATAAGTGCTTGCTGCGCggatttgtttttcttttttttttccaaattaaAGCGAGGCTCAAAAGATGGGAGTGTGCACATAGTTCTCCATGTGAAATTTGTCCACGATTGCAAATTAACGATTAGACAGTCTTCATCATTTACTAACAACCATACACCGAAAAGATAGAATGAAAGCAAATATTACTTGGGTACCACAAGCACTTGTTGTTAAATGTAACATCTTACTTTGCTCTATATCAGAATTAGTCACGGCCGTCACAACTCAGTATTCATTGGAGATGCCAAACTTTTCCCTCTTCAAATCACAACTACATCATCTCCTTAATTGTGATCAAACAAGATAAGCACCGACTCTAAAACGAGAAACTTTGAATGTTGcattttgtttgaaaatttatatGAATACGAGCTTTTAGAAAATAAGATTACGAATTCAGGGTTGattatgaaattttgaaatgtGGAGCGGACTTTTAAATTGTATAATGTCCCGACTCATGAAGTAAACACCGACACATACTAGGCACACTTTCCAAAGCAGAACATTAATATTGAATGGCTTTTTGAGATGGGATTTTGCCTGTTGGGGagattttttaaataaacgTAAAAGCGGAACAGGtcatatatatttatacttTTATTCGGATGACCTCTTCGTCATATCGTAAGCCATATCAAAAGTGTATTGAAAACACAAAGAAAACTTTTTGACAACCCCTCATTCAATCGAATATTGCAACACGGAACTATAAAGTTTATTTCGGAAAAATCGATGGTCAGAAAAGGTATAGATTAAGATCACTGACAATTATCTCCGATATATTGGCTATCTCCGTTACAAAACTTTTCTCCCTCGGTGTAATTTGTCCCATATCTTCATTCACTTGGAACATTAAAGTTTAAAGTTGATACTTTTACAAGGAGTGTTGGTTTATGTATGCATGGaaagataataaattggtCTTTAGTACTTTGCCACCTCCCTCGATGCTAGTGATTATCTACAAATTTTCAGTAATTGTATTTTGAAGTATTGAAGTTTAGtttcattttgaaaactctatttatatttaagTCAAGGcgaaagaaaaattagaaattcGTAAAACTAACCCTATAAACGCGATTTATCTGCTGTGTTACCAACACCATTATAAACAATGGTTAGTCCTTCCTGAACCACTGTTGCAATGCATTTAtgtttttcattaaagAGAAACCCACGAACTAGTGTTCTATTATTTGAGAGTCTTTTCATTTGATATGTGAATGCCAACCAATCTTTgcaaatatcaaaattggaATCATCATCAGGTGTATAATCTTGGTTATGGAAATATATGTGATGGTCTAACGACATTGCGTTATAATGGAAAATATGAGCAGCATTTAAAGTAGTCCTCATTATATATGTGGCATCTCTACTTTCGTCGTACGTTTCATCTATTTCCAATGATGGAGCCCAAGGAATATGCAAAATTCTTGCCATTGTTGTAAGAAATGCAGAATCGGATAAATCAGCTAAACCCACATAATTGTAAATTGGATCCCTTACAGATTGAGAATCTTTTGGTCGCAATATCACTTTCTCCACTTTATGAATTTTCCCACTGGCATCTGGTAATTCTTCTGTAACTGCTTCAAGTGAAGCACCTGGCTCGGCATGGTTTCTTAACCCAGTGAATACCGTTAACCACCGTTCCGCAGCGTACTGGTCTTTTTCCTCAGGACATTCTCGATAATCAATAAACTCTTTGCCAAATGCATTTCTAACAAAATCTGTATGTTGTACTTGATGTAATTCATCGGGGTTTGGATATTTTAGTTGTATTGGTGGAACGGGGATACTAATGTTTGGTCCGGATCcttcttggtgtaatgTTTTTGTGCCGGGCTTTCTTAAATTGACTAAACAGGTTAAACGATTTTTACCGTTTTGttgaacaacaataaaacgtttacttgaaattgaatcatcatACAATTTGGTTACTGTATAATTCATTGGAGTTTTGGCATTACCGGCATTGATAAAATACAGATGATAAGAATCTGGAATAAAAACTTGATTAGTTGTTGAGTCTCGTGTAGATTCTATAGCCACAAGTAAAGACTGTGCAATCAAATGACCACCATATACACCTCTTCCTCCTGTAACTGGTAATCTCAATGGATGCGCCCCAACATAATGGGTTTCATCTAATTTAATTACTCGAAGTGCCTCTTCAAAATCTGGAACGGGATTAGGACCAGCCGTTAACTCAAGCATTTCTAAAATAAAgtaatatcaattattgatacttttttggaaaattttgtttgaatcgagattttgttgaaactGTAAGGAAATTAAAGTTTTATATAATATCTGCTGGAGAAGTTTGTGAGCGGGGGAAATGGTGGCAGCACTTTAACTCGGAATTAAAGTGATAATACCCCCACATTTGGTtacagaaaaagaaaaagccAGAACACCGTCAGCGCCGCAGagtgaaagaaaaaaaaaattcctCCTCACTTTTTGGTAGGAAACatacaaaaacaaacccaaagtggtggtggtggcagAAATAGGAACAGTTTTTTGCTAAACTCGTTATGCTGTATCTCTAATGCAACCGTCCTTCCCTCTAATGGTAAACTTCTCTGGGTTATGAATTTTtcgaaagaaaaaattattttccTTTTACATGTGAAAGTTTTCCATTCAAAGTATGAACAACGATGATCTCAACAAAAAATGTTGCAAAATAGACtcatatttatttttatatacagccaacaatattgaatgctgtatttgaaaaatattctaACATAAATGGAGACATATTCTAACAACTATAGCTGCAAGTATTGTTGAGCGTTTAATATTGTgtttaaatgaattggatGTGTTTCCTTTCAATCGAGTTCAACCACATGGAGatggaaaaagaaaaaaattaacttAGATgagagaaaaaagaaaaaaaaaactttttgaCAGTACGTCTAACAGATTATTGTGATGAACTAATCCCACATATTTCATGAAACAACATCCACTTGTCACGGCATATAAAGGCATTGATGACttgcaacaattgaaaaaatggtTTTACGAGTATGATGACACAATAGACCATAGAAAAAAAGCAATATCAAAAGTAAAAGGATTGTTAACCAGAGGGAAATTACCACATGGAGTTGAAGCCACATCGCTTCTAACATCCATAGTTTTGGATGATTTGCAAAGAAAAGACATTGACTCTTGTGTGTTACAGTTATCTTACACCATGGCCTTGATTAGATTTGTTAATGGGTTGTTAGATCCCTATCAGCAGTCAAACTATGCCATTCCTATGCACCTATTGGCAAAACAATTGAACCTACCTACATATTTTGTAGAATTGCGACACATGGGGACTCATGAAAACTTGCCAAGCCTAGATATATTGAGAAGTACTTGTTCAAAAGCATTGACTTGGCTTTATGACAATTATTGGTGTCATGTGGAAGAAGCAAATCAGGATAAACAAGTTTCTATTGGGGGGCCATTGACTGATGCCGTTGAATTTCGAAGTAATGATCTAAGGACAAGAATTGAAGATTCTCAGATTTACAATAATTTGAAAGCGTTCAAGCGAATACGGAAACAAGATCTAAACAAGGTTTACGAGAAGAATGATACAACGAGCGATTTAGCTGCGACATATCATAGGTGTGTTCTGGACATAGTCGAATTTGCTAAAGAAAATTGTGATTTATTAGTGAATGTTTTATTGCTCAAGAATTACCTTATATACCCTTCTTCAAAAGTCAAAGATAAGAAACTGAAATTCAATCCCTTGATTATAAAATTGTATGAACCATTATTTGACGCATTGGGGTTGTCATTTAAACTCAAATGTTTTTCCAAGACTATCGAATTGATTGAGGGGATTCCTTTGAGTTTTGTGGACAAGAAGGTATATCGAAAGCTTGGTTTTACTGAAAAGTTTGAGTATGACGAACTCTTCCAAGTAATGGAATGGGTGTTATATTTCATGCAAGACCTTTTGAGAAACGAAAATGTTCCCCTGCCAGTCCACAACAAGAATGAGTTGGTAATCTTATTTTTGGACAGTCTCAAACTAATAGAACAAAAGATATCACAATCACTTTTGCCTAGTTTTGCAAAAATCTTGCAAGGTCTTTGTGACGTGGTGAACGATGGAGTTAAATCTGAAATTGATCCAGAAACTGTACAAAAGTTGGATGCTTGGAATAAACTGCTTAATAACCTACACGGTACAAAGAAGATTTTTGAGTTGCCACCATCCTTGGACGATTTATTAGGATTATCGCCGTCGCCTGGTCCAATCCCAGAGACAACTTCCAGCAACCCAATGAAACATGTcttagatgatgatgatgatgaagaggaagaaggTGTTCGTAGAAAGCAGCACCACTCGAGTGATAGTAAAACCTATATTTTGAAACCCCATAAGAATTGGAGGCCCGTTCCTTTTGGGACATGTATTTAGTAGATGCTGGTATAATGTATATATGACTTATTAATAAGTATGATGTAAGAAGTTGTTTCTCTCTTATCTTATCGAAATATTATGTAGTAGTGTATTAGTGTCAAATAGAAACAGGAACAGAAAAACAATTCCAAATCAGGTTGTGAATGCAACTTTAATCCACagtacaacaacaaactcCTTTTAGTCTCActcaaatcaatcaatcagtTGGTAAGGTGAAGAGAAAAAAGTAATATAGAGAGAGAGcgataaagaaaataaaagagTGATTCATTTTATATCTCTATACCTCccaatcaaattcattttattcttacttttttttttatttatttatttattcattttgttttgcaTATTATAATACTATAAACTAGTTAGTACGATCCTATTGGTGTTTGTTTTAAACATAgataaatttataatcttATTTGCCTTCTTTTCCACTCCCTTCCCGCCCATTTTTCCCACACGAGTTAAATCTGAACTTGCTCCACACATCATTACAAGTAAAAAGTTTCGTATTTGTCCTTATATTGTAATAATCGCCACAACAGAAATCCATTTCTACAACTCATCTAAATGATTCCTCAATGGATACCTCAAAATATACAGAAAAGACTACTTCTATATGTGTTGCAACAACTATCATTGTTTTCCGAAATAGATTTGCCAAATCTTGAAGAGGTGTCATTAAATAACATCATCTTAAAAGATGTTGCACTTGATCCAGAAAAAGTGGGTAAACTACCTGGATGTAATTTAAGATATGGTCAAATCGGATCGTTGGAACTAACGACGATATCAGGTATAAGTGGTGTGAACATTGATGTCAATGATGCCGAAATTGTGATATCGCCTGACTTTGATATTGACGAGAATATGACTAATCAAGTAGCATTCCTGTTGGCCCAGAGTACTGCCAATTTAGCTAATACTATAATGTTGAATACCAACGATGGATCTGATATGAACGAAACGTCTGATCCGGCCCTGgaggatgatgatgaagatgatatAGATGACAAAATTACTAAACCAATACCACCGAAAAGGCGAACAAGCTCTGTTACTGGTAATAAAACTACTGCATTAGGTGGGGTAATGCAAAAAGCAGTTGAAATTGCATTACTGAGATTACTGATAAAAGTCAATTCattaaagataaaaatCGTGTCCGATCTAACAGATCTTCAAATGGAAGTTGATTCGGTTAGTATAAACAGTACAAATGGAACAAGAACTGTAAGTATAAAGGGAGTCAAATTGAGGACGTTGAAACCTAACGTGAATCCAGGAGAAGGTTTCCAATCTGGCCATGCTCCTcagaaaaaacaacaagGTAGTGATAATGACTCACCAACGGATGCAAATAAGCATGGAAGCGagaatgataatgatgatgacgacgacgatTATGGTAATGAATCCTTAATGGATAGCATGGTTTTTTCCCATGAGGAAGCAAGCTCGATATATATGAGTGCAACATCACGATCTTTCGAAAAATCAGCAGCATCGGGAATACCAGGTGAGGTGGACAATAAAGCAACAGACAAGGAAGACTATTCTGAGGATCCTccaattatattttacaTGGATGATTgtacaattgaatttgatggATTGTCCACAATTTCGAACTTAGAAATAGAGGTTGGGAACATAAATTTAGCTTTCACTCCATTAACTCCAACCTTGGTTTCAATATTTCAAGGAGTTGCAAAAAGTTTGAAAATCAagtattatcaacaaaagaagaaaacaaagagTAGGCTGGCTCAGAGGAACGAAAAGTTTCCACAGTATACAAATGACAATGATGAAATTCCTGAAGATCAATCTGAATCAGACGATGCCTCACATGAACCTTTTTTCAATAGGTTTAAAGTTAATAGTTTTGTCATAAGTGCAACGTCAGCATTATCTGAGAATGGTTTATTTGCAAACAAGAACGGtatcaatataattttttttaatattaatattaaacagaaaaatgaattacTACTATATGGAGGTGTTGAGACCTTCAAAATTATACGatttgaagatgataatACATATGagatttttcattttgataaacCCCAAAGTGCTCCATCATCTGCGCCATCATATTCCGGTTCTAATGATGTGGCTGGCACGTCATCgtcattatcttcatcaacagGTAGTGCCACTTCGAAAGCTGACATTCGTTTTGAAGTTTTCAAGAAATCTGAAGAGTCTGATGATTTAGAAGTAACTGTTTTGATGGCTAAAAGTGCacattttaattttgatcTCCAAAgtttattgatattatcTAATTTTGCTAAAGCTGTTAGCTCTATATATGATGAATACGGACTTCTCAAATCTGTGATTGATAAGTTGGATACAAGAGATAAGAAATGGAGTGGTGGCACCAATAATTCTAAAATGCTGTCGAAAAGTGAATTTATCTTACAAACGGCAACAATTTTTGTGAATTTTATAATATCAGACGATTGTCAGCTCCAGCTTATAGTATTTCCCATCAAGTTTAATCTTCGTCAGGAGCAATtgacaatatcaaaaatattACTTAACTGTACTAATGGCGATACTCAAGTAGAGGGTGTAATCATTTTAACAGACGTTAGCTTAATTACTAAAAACCAAGAGTTCAGAGCTTATTTTCAATCGACTAATACTACTACATCTGCTAATACACATCCATTACCTAGAAAAACCACTATGAATTCCAAACTTAGTGTAATTGTTCAAAAGTTCTCCCTGAATGTGTCTATGGATAGATTGAAATTCATTGGAGAAAAACTTAAGAATTTTTCTAATGAGTTTATCGAAAGATCACCAACACAGTCTAATTCCTTGGAAAATTCTTTCTTAAATGAGCCCGTAGAAAGGCAACGATTAGAAAGCTCACTCCATATGAACTCTTCGTTGTTTTCTACACGAAGACCAGGAAGACGGCTCGGTTTGggatttaataattctcCTAGTGTTTTTTTGGGGTCAACTCGAGTTACCATGGCAAGTTTTCAAGTTTGTTTTAAAGAAGCAACATTTAATATCACCGGTGTATTTCccaaatttggaaattttaGTGTACAAATGCTggatatttctttttacaagttgaaaaatgatattttaGGGCATATACTTTCTGTCCTGGtacaaagaaagaaaggtGATTTGGTAGAGAATTTAATACATCAATATCAAGATTTATCACCCAACAGTCTCGAATTCCCATTGCTACTGATCAAATGTAAACTTGGAGA
Coding sequences within it:
- a CDS encoding uncharacterized protein (Predicted thioesterase/thiol ester dehydrase-isomerase; Spider biofilm induced) encodes the protein MLELTAGPNPVPDFEEALRVIKLDETHYVGAHPLRLPVTGGRGVYGGHLIAQSLLVAIESTRDSTTNQVFIPDSYHSYFINAGNAKTPMNYTVTKLYDDSISSKRFIVVQQNGKNRLTCLVNLRKPGTKTLHQEGSGPNISIPVPPIQLKYPNPDELHQVQHTDFVRNAFGKEFIDYRECPEEKDQYAAERWLTVFTGLRNHAEPGASLEAVTEELPDASGKIHKVEKVILRPKDSQSVRDPIYNYVGLADLSDSAFLTTMARILHIPWAPSLEIDETYDESRDATYIMRTTLNAAHIFHYNAMSLDHHIYFHNQDYTPDDDSNFDICKDWLAFTYQMKRLSNNRTLVRGFLFNEKHKCIATVVQEGLTIVYNGVGNTADKSRL
- a CDS encoding uncharacterized protein (Ortholog(s) have acyl-CoA hydrolase activity, role in fatty acid beta-oxidation and mitochondrion, peroxisome localization), with amino-acid sequence MIQNVTRDKLYPEGKPVDLEEEFGVEKIGPNLYRGKKPIAKPDKRSRGAFGGFLAGQALVVAIESVPKEFKPHSFHSYFVKAVDDLAPLEWAVDEVSNGRNYANRSLKAYQYEDIVYTANVSLTKKISTKKAIEETGVKPFEFQTPKHEWFNRHKLEDLPVADVNSRLLAYHKFFPEVVSLEDTREEDNISPAERQLSWYFKWGIENEGDFHQPLANLDSKYQYVGMASLTDTVYLTRLLRILRIEDADHSQFIHYFSVSLDHTIYFHDDDFDVTKWMSFTFKVTRFSHNRALCQGEVYNDKGVHVATIVQEGLVMLNGLEEGAKL
- the TES1 gene encoding Tes1p (Putative acyl-CoA thioesterase), yielding MREEYQSNSSHVELINLDEVYGVTKIGPNTYRGNRPLTKPDRRSRGVYGGNLCGQAVLVAMEASPPEFKPHSFHSYFVKAVRDDEPLTWKVQEVSTGRTFANRSLQALQLGNIVFTAEVSLTKKNSISKTKSAENKPSFSFETPIGKTFDAYNNASLPIVSNDLVLLDYRLFPKQLDSDKISYSLKWGNDNQNSWDMLHVKTDYQFVGLAILSDTLDVGAFLKHLGYESNPKFNASLDHSVYFHDNDFDVTKWCTTFIKVSRMGNDRALIKGEIYSNNGSHIATIVQERLWITGGAKL
- the LAS1 gene encoding rRNA-processing protein (Putative bud formation and morphogenesis protein; mutation confers hypersensitivity to 5-fluorocytosine (5-FC), 5-fluorouracil (5-FU); macrophage-induced; Spider biofilm induced) → MKQHPLVTAYKGIDDLQQLKKWFYEYDDTIDHRKKAISKVKGLLTRGKLPHGVEATSLLTSIVLDDLQRKDIDSCVLQLSYTMALIRFVNGLLDPYQQSNYAIPMHLLAKQLNLPTYFVELRHMGTHENLPSLDILRSTCSKALTWLYDNYWCHVEEANQDKQVSIGGPLTDAVEFRSNDLRTRIEDSQIYNNLKAFKRIRKQDLNKVYEKNDTTSDLAATYHRCVSDIVEFAKENCDLLVNVLLLKNYLIYPSSKVKDKKSKFNPLIIKLYEPLFDALGLSFKLKCFSKTIELIEGIPLSFVDKKVYRKLGFTEKFEYDELFQVMEWVLYFMQDLLRNENVPSPVHNKNELVILFLDSLKLIEQKISQSLLPSFAKILQGLCDVVNDGVKSEIDPETVQKLDAWNKSLNNLHGTKKIFELPPSLDDLLGLSPSPGPIPETTSSNPMKHVLDDDDDEEEEGVRRKQHHSSDSKTYILKPHKNWRPVPFGTCI